A window of Juglans regia cultivar Chandler chromosome 7, Walnut 2.0, whole genome shotgun sequence contains these coding sequences:
- the LOC109020909 gene encoding vesicle transport protein GOT1 isoform X2, with protein sequence MAYELNEQKKIGLGLIGFGITFSFLGVILFFDRGLLALGNIFCLTGVALLLGWHSTWNLFTNRANYKGSASFLLGLFFLFVRWPIVGIIFEIYGCIVLFGGFWPSVKVFLYQIPVLGWIIQYPFLLLDRLFRGSG encoded by the exons AGATTGGGTTGGGTCTGATTGGTTTTGGCATTACTTTCTCATTTCTCGGAGTCATTCTGTTCTTCGACAGAGGTTTGCTTGCTCTTGGGAAT ATATTTTGCTTGACTGGAGTAGCCCTTTTGCTTGGTTGGCACTCAACGTGGAATCTCTTCACAAACAGAGCAAACTACAAG GGTTCAGCATCTTTTCTTTTAggactctttttccttttcgttCGGTGGCCAATAGTTGGTATAATCTTTGAAATATATGGTTGTATTGTCCTATTTGG CGGTTTTTGGCCATCTGTCAAGGTTTTCCTGTATCAGATTCCAGTTTTAGGATGGATTATACAGTATCCTTTTCTG CTTCTTGATCGCCTGTTTAGGGGCTCTGGTTGA